A genome region from Hydrogenoanaerobacterium saccharovorans includes the following:
- a CDS encoding alpha-amylase family glycosyl hydrolase, translated as MADGFPYYCNAEGLNVFLNELKMRCFQPAGRFTIAEIDGVRPDELSDSIGEDGYFSTIFDFSHIRFNLSDPQWAPQASKMMEEIRRRVFAKQDDAEDKGFLCIILENHDQPRIADRLIPQQHIVFYSLSMLGCYTSYKHCYRMQNELFTYGLQLKVLARLPNIISMPRKLVHLDTSNAFGQARWRV; from the coding sequence TTGGCGGATGGATTTCCGTACTACTGCAATGCAGAGGGGCTGAATGTATTTTTAAATGAGCTGAAGATGCGTTGCTTTCAACCCGCTGGTCGTTTTACAATTGCAGAAATTGATGGTGTTCGCCCTGACGAATTAAGCGACTCTATTGGGGAGGACGGTTATTTCTCCACAATATTTGATTTTAGCCATATACGCTTTAATCTAAGTGATCCGCAGTGGGCGCCTCAGGCGAGCAAAATGATGGAGGAAATTCGCCGCCGCGTTTTTGCAAAACAAGATGATGCTGAAGATAAAGGCTTTCTTTGCATTATTTTAGAAAATCACGATCAGCCGCGAATTGCAGACCGCCTAATACCGCAGCAACACATTGTTTTTTACAGCCTTTCGATGCTGGGGTGTTATACTTCTTATAAACACTGTTACAGAATGCAAAACGAACTTTTCACTTACGGCTTGCAGCTTAAGGTACTCGCACGACTCCCCAACATAATTTCGATGCCGCGTAAACTTGTACATTTAGATACCTCAAACGCGTTCGGGCAAGCTCGGTGGCGCGTATAG
- a CDS encoding VOC family protein, translated as MSLSMYIRFNGNCRQAVEYYAEVLGCQKPNILTFAQFHNESDFHMSEKEKNYIMHTCLSINGQDVMFSDCLPGMPVTLGNNFSLAYSTKNKEEITHIFNRLKDDGGQVGMELQETFWSDWYGSITDKFGIGWQFTHDSAEAL; from the coding sequence ATGTCATTGAGCATGTATATCAGATTCAACGGCAACTGTCGTCAAGCGGTAGAATATTATGCAGAAGTTTTAGGCTGCCAAAAACCAAACATCCTAACGTTCGCACAATTCCATAATGAATCAGACTTTCATATGTCTGAGAAAGAAAAAAATTATATTATGCACACATGCTTAAGCATTAACGGGCAGGATGTCATGTTCTCTGATTGCCTGCCGGGAATGCCCGTTACTCTAGGTAATAATTTTAGCCTGGCATACAGCACAAAGAACAAGGAGGAAATAACTCACATATTTAACCGCCTAAAGGACGATGGCGGACAAGTAGGCATGGAGCTTCAAGAGACATTTTGGAGCGACTGGTACGGTTCTATAACTGATAAGTTCGGTATCGGCTGGCAATTTACTCACGACAGTGCTGAAGCGTTGTAA
- a CDS encoding extracellular solute-binding protein, which translates to MPTIKDIAKLAGVSQGTVSNVLNGKSNVSSKKIQLVEKTALELGYTINERAKLLRKGSSQILAVILPNILFKPYVDFFMSFKAHAESHGYSVLQYITNDNPNLEKDMIVQIKSALVAGIATISCLADAPTYYFENVFPPHTVLFVERKPNTDCCYIGFDYKKCGHDLAIQALNKNYSSVSLLTGNLTFSNELEIYQAFCESIQKNGSCRFTHIQTDMRRKSQNTLQLFNSAAPLNAIFISNYGFAETVKDIWKNFYSDVKLSLYTVSPVFTMPENDFKKYELNYRLLGKESASQLLLQIEDSTSSCTKILNNYGFRDWFDKCLLIKPAPESINVLTLDSPEASIMQNLSPLYTAATGTNINIAVFSYEELHDIISNLGNHPIYDVIRLDVTWLSWFANQILFPLEDIDPNINSLSNRYLDGVLQSYSIVNNKIFALPTTPSIQLLFYRTDLFDSVILKRMFQEQYKRPLAPPTTFDEFNKISRFFTKRYNPASPVEYGATLTLGSSGVACSEFLARFFSHCKSLFDDNGNLLLNTPEAEQSLNELIELKTFSKPQYNNWWKDTAAEFSQGNAAMAILYSNYASDLLKHSSKIIGNIGCTFVPGNNPVLGGGTLGVSKYSEKADAALSFIKWVCSEPVSSAATLLGSVSACKQTYENYELIDAFPWLELVKSGFSLSKHYRAHQAFPCTLDERQLMNIIGKAVKNAYCNATTSKEALKIAQQEYAQIVKW; encoded by the coding sequence ATGCCAACTATTAAAGATATTGCCAAACTTGCCGGTGTTTCGCAGGGGACTGTTTCGAACGTGCTAAACGGAAAAAGCAATGTTAGCAGCAAAAAAATTCAGCTTGTAGAAAAGACCGCATTAGAACTTGGTTATACAATTAATGAACGTGCAAAATTGTTAAGAAAAGGCAGCTCTCAAATACTGGCAGTAATTCTGCCCAATATCTTATTTAAACCTTATGTCGACTTTTTTATGAGCTTTAAAGCGCATGCCGAAAGCCATGGCTATTCTGTGCTGCAGTATATTACCAACGATAACCCCAACTTGGAAAAAGACATGATCGTGCAAATTAAATCTGCTTTAGTTGCCGGCATTGCTACAATATCATGTCTGGCAGATGCTCCAACATACTATTTTGAAAACGTTTTTCCTCCACACACTGTATTATTCGTAGAACGCAAGCCAAATACAGATTGTTGCTACATTGGTTTTGATTATAAAAAATGTGGGCATGATTTGGCAATTCAAGCGCTTAATAAAAATTACAGTTCGGTTTCGCTATTAACTGGGAATCTTACTTTTTCTAATGAGCTTGAAATTTACCAAGCATTTTGCGAAAGTATACAAAAAAACGGCTCTTGCCGCTTTACACATATCCAAACAGATATGCGGCGTAAGAGCCAAAATACTTTACAATTATTTAATTCTGCTGCCCCGTTAAATGCAATTTTCATTTCAAATTATGGGTTTGCAGAAACGGTTAAAGATATTTGGAAAAATTTTTACAGCGACGTAAAATTGTCTTTGTATACAGTTTCTCCTGTGTTTACAATGCCTGAAAATGATTTTAAAAAATATGAATTAAACTATCGCCTTTTGGGAAAAGAATCTGCAAGTCAGCTTTTATTGCAAATAGAAGATAGTACATCTTCTTGCACAAAAATTTTAAATAATTATGGCTTTCGCGATTGGTTTGATAAGTGCCTGCTGATTAAACCTGCACCCGAAAGCATTAATGTTTTAACTCTGGACAGCCCCGAAGCTTCTATCATGCAAAATTTGTCTCCCCTATATACAGCTGCAACAGGTACTAACATAAACATTGCTGTTTTTTCTTACGAAGAACTGCATGATATTATTTCGAACTTGGGCAATCACCCGATTTATGATGTGATTCGGCTTGATGTTACATGGCTATCTTGGTTTGCCAACCAAATATTATTCCCCCTTGAAGATATTGACCCGAACATTAACTCTCTTTCCAATCGATATCTGGATGGAGTACTGCAATCTTATTCCATCGTAAATAATAAAATCTTTGCACTTCCCACTACACCAAGTATTCAGTTACTGTTTTATCGTACTGATTTATTTGACAGTGTAATTTTAAAGCGTATGTTTCAAGAACAATACAAGCGCCCGCTCGCCCCTCCTACAACATTTGATGAATTCAATAAAATTTCACGGTTTTTTACTAAACGATACAATCCCGCTTCGCCTGTTGAATATGGGGCGACACTTACTTTAGGTAGTTCCGGTGTTGCTTGTTCAGAGTTTTTAGCTAGATTTTTCAGCCATTGCAAAAGCCTTTTTGATGACAACGGAAATTTACTTTTAAATACCCCTGAAGCAGAGCAATCGTTGAATGAGTTAATTGAACTCAAAACATTTTCTAAACCGCAATATAATAATTGGTGGAAAGATACTGCCGCAGAATTCTCGCAAGGCAATGCCGCCATGGCGATTCTCTACAGCAACTATGCATCCGATTTATTAAAACATTCATCAAAAATAATAGGCAACATAGGCTGTACATTTGTACCGGGCAACAACCCCGTACTGGGTGGAGGAACTTTAGGTGTTTCTAAATACAGCGAAAAAGCAGATGCTGCACTTTCTTTTATAAAATGGGTATGCAGCGAGCCCGTTTCGTCGGCTGCCACTTTATTGGGCAGTGTTTCAGCATGCAAACAAACTTACGAAAATTATGAATTAATTGATGCTTTCCCATGGTTAGAGCTTGTAAAAAGCGGATTTTCACTATCGAAACACTATCGGGCACATCAGGCTTTTCCGTGCACATTAGATGAACGTCAATTAATGAATATCATTGGCAAAGCCGTTAAAAATGCGTATTGTAATGCCACAACATCGAAAGAAGCTCTTAAAATTGCACAACAAGAATATGCCCAGATTGTAAAATGGTAA